In the genome of Cronobacter malonaticus LMG 23826, one region contains:
- the cysJ gene encoding NADPH-dependent assimilatory sulfite reductase flavoprotein subunit: MTTQAPPNALLPLSPEQLARLQTATHDFTPTQLAWLSGYFWGMVNQQPGAAVVQTPAAPASVITLISASQTGNARRVAEALRDDLLAAQLNVNLVNAGDYKFKQIAQEKLLVVVASTQGEGDPPEEAVALHKFLLSKKAPKLDGTAFAVFGLGDTSYERFCQAGKDFDTRLAELGAERLLDRVDADVEYQAAAQAWRQRVVDVLKARVPKEAPSQAAFTASGAVNLVDSTPYTKESPLTATLSVNQKITGRHSEKDVRHIEIDLGDAGLRYQPGDALGVWYQNDPALVQELLELLWLKGDEPVTVGEKTLPLSEALQWHFELTVNTAAIVENYATLTRSEALLPLVGDKAKLQDYAARTPIVDMVRFAPAQLEAEQLTGLLRPLTPRLYSIASSQAEVENEVHITVGVVRFDIEGRPRAGGASSYLADRLEEDGEVRVFIEHNDNFRLPATPETPVIMIGPGTGIAPFRAFMQQREADGATGKNWLFFGNPHFTEDFLYQVEWQRYVKEGLLTRIDLAWSRDQDHKIYVQDKIREQGAELWRWIQEGAHLYVCGDANRMAKDVEQALLEVIAAYGGMDAEAADEYLSELRVERRYQRDVY; the protein is encoded by the coding sequence ATGACGACTCAGGCCCCACCGAACGCTTTGCTCCCGCTCAGCCCGGAGCAGCTGGCTCGCCTTCAGACGGCGACTCATGATTTCACCCCCACGCAGCTCGCCTGGCTTTCGGGCTATTTCTGGGGAATGGTAAACCAACAGCCAGGTGCGGCGGTGGTGCAAACGCCCGCAGCGCCGGCGTCGGTGATTACGCTGATTTCCGCTTCCCAGACCGGCAACGCGCGCCGCGTGGCGGAAGCACTGCGTGACGATCTGCTGGCGGCGCAGCTCAATGTAAATCTGGTAAACGCGGGCGACTATAAATTCAAACAAATTGCCCAGGAAAAACTGCTGGTCGTTGTGGCCTCAACCCAGGGCGAAGGCGATCCGCCGGAAGAAGCCGTCGCGCTGCACAAATTTTTGCTGTCGAAAAAAGCACCGAAGCTTGACGGCACGGCTTTCGCCGTCTTTGGCCTTGGCGACACCTCTTATGAACGCTTCTGCCAGGCCGGTAAAGATTTCGATACCCGCCTTGCGGAGCTGGGCGCCGAGCGCCTGCTGGATCGCGTGGATGCCGATGTCGAATACCAGGCGGCCGCTCAGGCGTGGCGCCAGCGCGTGGTGGATGTCCTGAAAGCGCGCGTGCCGAAAGAAGCGCCGTCCCAGGCGGCGTTCACCGCCAGCGGTGCGGTCAATCTGGTTGATTCGACCCCTTATACCAAAGAATCGCCGCTTACCGCGACGCTCTCGGTGAACCAGAAAATCACCGGGCGCCATTCAGAAAAAGACGTGCGCCATATCGAAATCGATCTGGGCGACGCAGGCCTGCGCTATCAGCCGGGCGACGCGCTCGGCGTCTGGTATCAGAACGATCCGGCGCTGGTGCAGGAGCTTCTTGAGCTGCTGTGGCTGAAAGGCGACGAGCCGGTGACGGTAGGCGAGAAAACGCTGCCGCTCAGCGAAGCGCTGCAGTGGCATTTCGAGCTGACGGTGAACACCGCCGCTATCGTTGAAAATTACGCGACGCTGACTCGCAGCGAAGCGCTGCTGCCGCTGGTGGGCGATAAAGCGAAGCTGCAAGATTATGCCGCCAGGACGCCCATCGTCGATATGGTGCGCTTCGCGCCGGCCCAGCTTGAGGCCGAACAGCTGACTGGCCTGCTGCGCCCGCTCACGCCGCGCCTCTATTCCATTGCTTCGTCGCAGGCGGAAGTCGAAAACGAAGTGCACATCACGGTCGGCGTGGTGCGTTTCGACATCGAAGGCCGTCCGCGCGCGGGCGGGGCGTCGAGCTATCTTGCCGATCGTCTGGAAGAAGATGGCGAAGTACGCGTGTTCATCGAGCACAACGACAACTTCCGCCTGCCGGCAACGCCTGAAACGCCCGTCATTATGATTGGCCCCGGCACCGGCATCGCGCCGTTCCGCGCCTTTATGCAGCAGCGCGAAGCCGATGGCGCTACCGGTAAAAACTGGCTCTTCTTCGGCAACCCGCACTTTACGGAAGACTTCCTCTACCAGGTCGAATGGCAGCGCTATGTCAAAGAGGGGCTGTTAACCCGCATCGACCTTGCCTGGTCACGCGATCAGGACCATAAAATTTACGTACAAGACAAAATCCGCGAGCAGGGCGCGGAGCTGTGGCGCTGGATCCAGGAAGGCGCGCACCTTTATGTCTGCGGCGACGCCAATCGCATGGCGAAAGATGTCGAGCAGGCGTTACTGGAAGTGATTGCGGCTTACGGCGGGATGGATGCCGAAGCGGCGGATGAATATTTAAGTGAGCTGCGCGTTGAGCGCCGTTACCAGCGAGACGTCTACTGA
- the cysI gene encoding assimilatory sulfite reductase (NADPH) hemoprotein subunit gives MSEKYPGPLVVEGKLSDAERMKRESNFLRGTIAEDLHDGLTGGFNGDNFLLIRFHGMYQQDDRDIRAERAAQKLEPRHAMMLRCRLPGGIMTPQQWLAIDKFAEENTIYGSIRLTNRQTFQYHGLLKKNVKPAHQMLHSIGLDALATANDMNRNVLCTSNPVESQLHAEAYEWAKKLSEHLLPRTRAYAEIWLDQEKVATTGEEPILGATYLPRKFKTTVVVPPQNDVDLHANDMNFVAIAENGKLVGFNLLVGGGLSIEHGNKKTYARTATEFGYIPLEHTLAVAEAVVTTQRDWGNRTDRKNAKTKYTLERVGPDVFKAEVERRAGVTFEPVRPYEFTGRGDRIGWVKGIDDKWHLTLFIENGRILDFPDKPLKTGLKEIARIHKGDFRLTANQNLIVAGVPEGDKAKIEQIARAHGLMAGVTPQRENSMACVSFPTCPLAMAEAERFLPQFIDKVDGIMAKHGLADEHIVLRVTGCPNGCGRAMLAELGLVGKAPGRYNLHLGGNRIGTRIPRMYRENITESEILDNIDELVGRWAQEREPGEGFGDFTVRAGIIRPVLDPARDFWE, from the coding sequence ATGAGCGAAAAATACCCAGGACCTTTGGTGGTCGAAGGAAAACTTTCCGATGCGGAACGCATGAAGCGTGAAAGTAACTTCCTGCGCGGCACCATTGCCGAAGATTTACATGACGGGCTGACCGGCGGGTTTAATGGCGACAACTTTTTGTTGATCCGCTTTCACGGCATGTATCAGCAGGATGACCGCGATATCCGCGCCGAGCGCGCGGCACAGAAGCTGGAGCCGCGTCACGCGATGATGCTGCGCTGCCGTCTGCCGGGCGGCATCATGACGCCGCAGCAGTGGCTGGCTATCGACAAGTTCGCCGAAGAAAACACGATTTACGGCAGCATTCGTCTGACCAACCGCCAGACGTTCCAGTATCACGGCCTGCTGAAGAAAAACGTCAAGCCGGCGCACCAGATGCTGCATTCCATCGGGCTTGACGCGCTGGCGACCGCCAACGACATGAACCGTAACGTGCTCTGCACGTCAAACCCGGTCGAGTCGCAACTGCATGCCGAAGCTTACGAGTGGGCGAAAAAGCTCTCTGAGCATCTGCTGCCGCGCACCCGCGCCTATGCGGAGATCTGGCTCGATCAGGAAAAAGTGGCGACCACCGGCGAAGAACCGATCCTCGGTGCGACCTATCTGCCGCGTAAGTTCAAAACCACCGTTGTAGTGCCGCCGCAGAACGATGTCGATCTGCACGCGAACGACATGAACTTCGTCGCGATTGCGGAAAACGGCAAGCTGGTAGGCTTTAACCTGCTGGTGGGCGGCGGGCTCTCTATTGAGCACGGCAACAAGAAAACCTACGCGCGCACCGCGACCGAGTTTGGCTACATTCCGCTGGAGCATACGCTGGCGGTGGCCGAAGCGGTGGTGACGACCCAGCGCGACTGGGGCAACCGTACCGATCGTAAAAACGCCAAAACCAAATATACGCTGGAGCGCGTCGGGCCTGACGTCTTTAAAGCGGAAGTCGAGCGTCGCGCAGGCGTGACGTTTGAGCCGGTGCGTCCGTATGAATTTACCGGCCGCGGCGATCGCATCGGCTGGGTGAAAGGCATTGATGATAAATGGCACCTGACGCTGTTTATCGAAAACGGCCGTATTCTCGATTTCCCGGACAAGCCGCTGAAAACCGGCCTGAAGGAAATCGCCAGGATCCATAAAGGCGATTTCCGCCTGACCGCCAACCAGAACCTGATCGTGGCGGGCGTGCCGGAAGGCGATAAAGCGAAGATTGAACAGATTGCCCGCGCCCACGGCCTGATGGCCGGTGTGACGCCGCAGCGTGAAAACTCAATGGCGTGCGTCTCTTTCCCGACCTGTCCGCTGGCGATGGCCGAGGCGGAGCGTTTCCTGCCGCAGTTTATCGATAAAGTCGACGGGATCATGGCGAAGCATGGCCTTGCGGACGAGCACATTGTGCTGCGCGTGACCGGCTGCCCGAACGGCTGCGGCCGCGCGATGCTGGCGGAGCTGGGTCTGGTGGGGAAAGCGCCGGGGCGTTACAACCTGCATCTGGGCGGCAATCGCATTGGTACGCGAATTCCGCGGATGTATCGTGAAAACATTACCGAATCGGAGATCCTCGATAATATCGACGAGCTGGTCGGCCGCTGGGCGCAGGAGCGCGAGCCGGGCGAAGGGTTTGGCGATTTCACGGTGCGCGCCGGGATTATCCGTCCGGTGCTCGATCCGGCGCGGGATTTCTGGGAATAA
- the cysH gene encoding phosphoadenosine phosphosulfate reductase, with protein sequence MSVLDLHALNALEKDARAGALADTNAQLEALSAEARVSWALENLPGEFVLSSSFGIQAAVCLHLVTQQRPDIPVILTDTGYLFPETYRFIDELTEKLNLNLKIYRAEQSPAWQEARYGKLWEQGVEGIEKYNDINKVEPMNRALKELNAQTWFAGLRRDQSGSRANLPVLGVQRGVFKILPIIDWDNRTVYQYLQKHGLKYHPLWDEGYLSVGDTHTTRKWEPGMAEEETRFFGLKRECGLHEG encoded by the coding sequence ATGTCCGTACTTGATCTACATGCGCTGAACGCACTGGAAAAAGACGCCCGCGCCGGGGCGCTGGCCGACACCAACGCGCAGCTTGAGGCGTTAAGCGCCGAAGCGCGCGTCAGCTGGGCGCTGGAAAACCTGCCGGGCGAGTTTGTGCTCTCCTCAAGCTTTGGTATTCAGGCGGCGGTCTGCCTGCATCTGGTCACGCAGCAGCGCCCGGATATTCCGGTGATCCTCACCGATACCGGCTATCTCTTCCCGGAAACCTACCGCTTTATCGACGAGCTGACCGAAAAGCTCAACCTGAACCTGAAAATCTACCGCGCCGAGCAAAGCCCGGCCTGGCAGGAGGCGCGCTACGGCAAGCTGTGGGAGCAGGGCGTTGAGGGGATTGAGAAATACAACGACATCAATAAGGTCGAGCCGATGAACCGCGCGCTGAAAGAACTTAACGCGCAGACCTGGTTTGCGGGCCTGCGCCGCGATCAGTCCGGCAGCCGCGCGAATCTGCCGGTGCTGGGCGTGCAGCGCGGCGTCTTTAAAATCCTGCCGATTATCGACTGGGACAACCGCACTGTTTATCAGTATCTCCAGAAGCACGGGCTGAAATACCACCCACTGTGGGACGAAGGCTATCTCTCGGTGGGCGATACCCATACCACCCGCAAATGGGAGCCAGGCATGGCGGAAGAAGAGACCCGCTTCTTTGGCCTTAAACGCGAGTGCGGCCTGCACGAAGGCTAA
- a CDS encoding aminopeptidase produces MFSAVRRCTLSLALSACFTLPAFSQSLHPGDIASEQTRHIATLFPGRMTGSPAEMLAADYLRQQFVRLGYQSDIRAFHSRYIYTAGNHRTNWQNVTGSTVIAAHEGASPQQIIVMAHFDTYAPQSDADVDNNLGGLTLQGVDDNAAGVGVMLELAERLKDVPTRYGVRFIATSGEEEGGMGAENLLKRMSAIEKKQTLLVINLSHLVAGDKLAFISGKNTPAAVRQLTRDSAVKLAHRFGIPVAANSVLPADNDAAAFDKAGIPVLAVAAVNDATRHRGRHALAPVAHNAREDSLQYLDQTLPGRINKRCRDVMRVLLPLVKTLAKAEK; encoded by the coding sequence ATGTTTTCCGCAGTGCGCCGCTGCACCCTGAGCCTGGCGCTGAGCGCATGCTTCACCCTGCCCGCTTTCTCGCAATCTCTTCACCCCGGCGATATCGCCAGTGAGCAAACCCGTCATATCGCGACGTTATTTCCAGGCCGCATGACAGGATCGCCCGCCGAGATGCTTGCCGCAGATTATCTGCGACAACAGTTTGTACGCCTCGGCTATCAGAGCGATATCCGCGCGTTTCACAGCCGCTATATCTATACCGCCGGAAACCATCGCACCAACTGGCAGAACGTAACCGGCAGCACCGTGATAGCCGCCCACGAAGGCGCGTCGCCGCAGCAGATCATCGTGATGGCGCATTTTGATACTTATGCGCCGCAGAGCGACGCGGATGTCGATAACAACCTTGGCGGGCTGACGCTACAGGGCGTGGATGATAACGCGGCGGGCGTCGGCGTGATGCTGGAGCTGGCGGAGCGCCTGAAAGATGTGCCGACGCGCTACGGCGTGCGCTTTATCGCCACCAGCGGTGAAGAAGAAGGCGGCATGGGCGCGGAGAACCTGCTTAAACGAATGAGCGCCATCGAGAAAAAACAGACGCTGCTGGTGATTAATCTCAGCCATCTGGTAGCGGGCGATAAACTCGCGTTTATCAGCGGTAAGAATACGCCCGCTGCGGTGCGCCAGCTCACGCGCGACAGCGCGGTGAAGCTCGCGCACCGCTTTGGCATTCCGGTCGCGGCAAACAGCGTGCTGCCTGCGGATAACGACGCCGCCGCGTTTGATAAGGCGGGCATTCCGGTGCTGGCGGTAGCCGCCGTTAATGACGCCACCCGCCATCGCGGGCGTCACGCGCTCGCGCCGGTGGCGCACAACGCGCGCGAGGATAGCCTGCAATACCTGGATCAGACGCTACCGGGGCGTATCAATAAGCGCTGCCGCGACGTGATGCGCGTACTGCTGCCGCTGGTGAAAACGCTGGCGAAAGCGGAGAAGTAA
- the cysG gene encoding siroheme synthase CysG has product MEYLPLFAQLKQRPVLVVGGGEVALRKIALLRRAGACVSVVAKKLHPELAALEQEGALRWQAQTFEPAQLDAVFLVIAATNDAALNRRVFDEANARQRLVNVVDDQPLCSFIFPSIVDRSPLIVAISSSGNAPVLARLLREKIESLLPASLGRMAEVAGGFRDRIKARIPTTDGRRRFWEKAFRGRFASLMAAGDTRAAEAVLEAELDAPQGPQGEIILVGAGPGDAGLLTLRGLQVMQQADVVLYDHLVSDGVLDLVRRDADRICVGKRAGAHAVAQHETNQMLIDFAREGKTVVRLKGGDPFIFGRGGEELEAAKAAGVPFQVVPGVTAASGATAYAGIPLTHRDYAQSAVFVTGHYKPDSEPFDWALLAKSRQTLAIYMGTMKAAEISQQLIAHGRDAKTPVAVISRGTREDQRVLTGTLDTLNILAKDAPMPALLVVGEVVQLHQQLAWFQHSTDAEAIRSSVVNLA; this is encoded by the coding sequence GTGGAATATCTCCCGTTATTTGCTCAACTGAAACAACGCCCGGTGCTGGTGGTTGGCGGCGGCGAAGTGGCGCTGCGTAAAATCGCGCTGCTGCGGCGCGCGGGCGCCTGCGTCTCTGTCGTGGCGAAAAAGCTGCACCCGGAACTCGCGGCACTTGAGCAGGAAGGCGCACTGCGCTGGCAGGCGCAGACATTTGAGCCTGCGCAGCTCGACGCGGTGTTTCTCGTTATCGCGGCAACCAACGACGCGGCGCTCAACCGCCGGGTCTTTGATGAAGCTAACGCTCGTCAGCGCCTGGTCAACGTGGTGGACGATCAGCCGCTGTGCTCGTTTATTTTCCCCTCAATCGTTGACCGCTCGCCGCTTATCGTCGCTATCTCCTCCAGCGGCAACGCGCCGGTGCTGGCGCGACTGTTGCGCGAGAAAATCGAATCTCTGCTGCCGGCAAGCCTCGGCCGTATGGCCGAAGTGGCGGGCGGCTTTCGCGATCGGATTAAAGCGCGCATTCCGACCACCGACGGACGCCGCCGCTTCTGGGAAAAAGCCTTTCGCGGACGCTTTGCGAGCCTGATGGCCGCGGGCGATACCCGCGCCGCCGAAGCGGTGCTGGAAGCCGAACTCGACGCGCCGCAAGGCCCGCAGGGGGAAATCATTCTGGTGGGCGCAGGCCCCGGCGACGCCGGGCTGTTGACGCTGCGCGGTTTGCAGGTGATGCAGCAGGCGGACGTCGTGCTTTACGACCATCTGGTGAGCGACGGCGTGCTGGATCTGGTACGCCGCGACGCCGACCGCATCTGTGTGGGCAAACGCGCGGGCGCGCATGCGGTGGCGCAGCATGAAACCAACCAGATGCTGATTGATTTCGCCCGTGAGGGCAAAACCGTGGTGCGCCTGAAAGGCGGCGACCCGTTTATTTTCGGGCGCGGCGGTGAAGAGCTGGAAGCGGCGAAAGCTGCAGGCGTACCGTTTCAGGTGGTGCCCGGCGTCACGGCGGCAAGTGGTGCCACGGCATATGCCGGCATTCCGCTGACCCACCGTGATTACGCCCAGAGCGCAGTATTTGTCACCGGTCACTACAAACCGGACAGCGAGCCGTTCGACTGGGCGCTGCTCGCCAAAAGCCGCCAGACGCTCGCCATCTATATGGGCACCATGAAAGCGGCGGAGATAAGCCAGCAGCTTATCGCGCACGGCCGCGACGCCAAAACGCCGGTCGCGGTGATAAGCCGCGGCACGCGCGAGGATCAGCGCGTTCTGACCGGCACGCTCGACACACTCAATATTCTTGCGAAAGACGCCCCCATGCCCGCGCTGCTTGTTGTGGGCGAAGTGGTGCAGCTCCACCAGCAGCTCGCCTGGTTTCAACATTCAACCGACGCGGAAGCGATTCGCTCTTCCGTGGTGAATCTGGCTTAA
- the cysD gene encoding sulfate adenylyltransferase subunit CysD: MDQKRLTHLRQLEAESIHIIREVAAEFANPVMMYSIGKDSSVMLHLARKAFYPGTLPFPLLHVDTGWKFREMYEFRDRTAKAYGCELLVHKNPEGVAMGINPFVHGSAKHTDIMKTEGLKQALNKYGFDAAFGGARRDEEKSRAKERIYSFRDRFHRWDPKNQRPELWHNYNGQINKGESIRVFPLSNWTELDIWQYIYLENIEIVPLYLAAERPVLERDGMLMMIDDDRIDLQPGEEIKPRMVRFRTLGCWPLTGAVESNAQTLPEIIEEMLVSTTSERQGRVIDRDQAGSMELKKRQGYF; this comes from the coding sequence ATGGATCAAAAACGACTCACTCACCTGCGGCAACTGGAGGCGGAAAGCATCCATATCATTCGTGAAGTGGCTGCGGAATTCGCCAACCCGGTGATGATGTACTCCATCGGTAAAGACTCCAGCGTCATGCTGCATCTGGCGCGCAAGGCGTTTTACCCCGGCACGCTGCCATTCCCGCTGCTGCATGTGGATACCGGCTGGAAGTTTCGTGAAATGTACGAATTTCGCGACCGCACCGCCAAAGCCTACGGCTGCGAGCTGCTGGTGCACAAAAACCCGGAAGGCGTGGCGATGGGCATTAACCCGTTCGTCCACGGCAGCGCCAAACACACCGACATCATGAAAACCGAAGGGCTGAAGCAGGCGCTGAACAAATACGGTTTTGACGCGGCCTTCGGCGGTGCGCGTCGCGATGAAGAGAAATCGCGCGCGAAAGAGCGTATCTACTCCTTCCGCGACCGCTTCCACCGCTGGGATCCGAAAAACCAGCGCCCGGAGCTGTGGCACAACTACAACGGCCAGATCAACAAAGGCGAAAGCATTCGCGTCTTCCCGCTCTCCAACTGGACCGAGCTGGATATCTGGCAATACATCTACCTGGAAAATATCGAAATCGTTCCGCTGTATCTGGCCGCCGAGCGTCCGGTGCTGGAGCGCGACGGCATGCTGATGATGATCGACGACGATCGTATCGATTTGCAGCCGGGCGAAGAGATCAAACCGCGCATGGTGCGCTTCCGTACCCTGGGCTGCTGGCCGCTGACCGGCGCGGTGGAATCGAACGCGCAGACGCTGCCGGAGATCATCGAAGAGATGCTGGTCTCCACCACCAGCGAGCGCCAGGGGCGCGTTATCGACCGCGACCAGGCAGGCTCAATGGAGCTTAAAAAACGTCAGGGTTATTTCTAA
- the cysN gene encoding sulfate adenylyltransferase subunit CysN, producing the protein MNTTIAQQIAKEGGVEAYLHAQQHKSLLRFLTCGSVDDGKSTLIGRLLHDTRQIYEDQLSSLHNDSKRHGTQGEKLDLALLVDGLQAEREQGITIDVAYRYFSTEKRKFIIADTPGHEQYTRNMATGASTCDLAILLMDARKGVLDQTRRHSFISTLLGIKHLVVAVNKMDLVDFSEETFERIRQDYLTFAGQLPGNLDIRFVPLSALEGDNVAVQSQNMPWYTGPTLLEVLENIEIQRVVDEQPLRFPVQYVNRPNLDFRGYAGTVAGGVVKVGQRVKALPSGVESSVARIVTFDGDLEEAGAGEAVTLVLKDEIDISRGDLLVDASQTLAAVQSAAVDVVWMAEQPLVPGQSYDIKIAGKKTRARVDNIHYQVDINNLTQRVVENLPLNGIGLVDLTFDEPLNLDKYQENPVTGGLIFIDRLSNVTVGAGMVREPQQNVYQEPSAFSAFELELNQLIRRHFPHWGARDLLGGK; encoded by the coding sequence ATGAACACCACTATCGCACAACAGATCGCCAAAGAAGGCGGCGTGGAAGCCTATCTGCACGCCCAGCAGCACAAAAGCCTGCTGCGCTTTCTGACCTGCGGCAGCGTGGATGACGGGAAAAGCACCCTGATTGGCCGCCTGCTCCACGATACCCGCCAGATTTATGAAGATCAGCTCTCGTCGCTGCACAATGACAGCAAGCGCCACGGCACCCAGGGCGAGAAGCTGGATCTCGCGCTGCTGGTGGACGGCCTTCAGGCCGAGCGCGAGCAGGGCATCACGATTGACGTGGCGTACCGCTATTTCTCCACCGAAAAACGCAAATTTATCATCGCCGATACCCCGGGGCATGAGCAGTACACCCGCAACATGGCGACCGGGGCTTCTACCTGCGATCTGGCGATCCTGCTGATGGACGCCCGTAAAGGCGTGCTGGATCAGACCCGCCGCCACAGCTTTATCTCCACACTGCTCGGCATCAAGCATCTGGTGGTGGCGGTGAACAAAATGGATCTGGTGGATTTCAGCGAAGAGACGTTTGAGCGCATTCGCCAGGATTATCTGACGTTCGCGGGCCAGTTGCCGGGCAACCTGGACATTCGCTTTGTGCCGCTGTCGGCGCTGGAAGGCGACAACGTGGCGGTGCAGAGCCAGAACATGCCGTGGTATACCGGCCCGACGCTGCTGGAAGTGCTGGAAAATATCGAGATCCAGCGCGTGGTCGACGAACAGCCGCTGCGTTTCCCGGTGCAGTATGTTAACCGCCCGAATCTCGATTTCCGTGGTTATGCGGGCACCGTCGCAGGCGGCGTGGTGAAAGTGGGCCAGCGCGTGAAGGCGCTGCCGTCCGGCGTGGAGTCGAGCGTGGCGCGTATCGTCACCTTTGACGGCGATTTAGAGGAAGCGGGCGCGGGCGAAGCCGTCACGCTGGTGCTGAAAGATGAAATCGACATCAGCCGCGGCGACCTGCTGGTGGACGCCTCCCAGACGTTGGCCGCAGTGCAAAGCGCGGCGGTGGATGTGGTCTGGATGGCCGAGCAGCCGCTGGTGCCGGGCCAGAGCTACGACATCAAAATCGCCGGGAAGAAAACCCGCGCGCGCGTGGATAACATCCACTATCAGGTCGATATCAACAACCTGACCCAGCGCGTGGTGGAAAACCTGCCGCTCAACGGCATCGGCCTTGTGGATCTGACCTTCGACGAGCCGCTGAACCTCGATAAATACCAGGAGAACCCGGTGACCGGCGGGCTTATCTTTATCGATCGCCTCTCTAACGTGACGGTCGGCGCGGGTATGGTGCGCGAGCCGCAACAGAATGTGTATCAGGAGCCTTCCGCGTTCAGCGCGTTTGAACTTGAGCTGAATCAGCTGATTCGCCGTCACTTCCCGCACTGGGGCGCGCGCGATCTGCTGGGAGGCAAATAA
- the cysC gene encoding adenylyl-sulfate kinase encodes MAQHDENVVWHAHPVTAAQREQLHGHRGVVLWFTGLSGSGKSTVAGALEEALHQLGVSTYLLDGDNVRHGLCSDLGFSDDDRKENIRRVGEVAKLMVDAGLVVLTAFISPHRAERQMVRDQLGEGRFIEVFVDTPLSVCEARDPKGLYKKARAGELRNFTGIDAVYEAPESPELHLDGQQLVTNLMAQLLDLLRREDIIKS; translated from the coding sequence ATGGCGCAGCATGACGAAAACGTCGTCTGGCACGCCCACCCGGTGACCGCGGCGCAGCGCGAGCAGCTCCACGGCCACCGCGGCGTGGTGCTGTGGTTTACGGGGCTTTCGGGCTCCGGCAAATCCACCGTCGCAGGCGCGCTGGAAGAGGCGCTGCATCAGCTTGGCGTCAGCACCTATCTGCTGGATGGCGACAACGTGCGCCACGGCCTGTGCAGCGATCTGGGCTTTAGCGACGACGATCGTAAAGAGAACATTCGCCGCGTCGGCGAAGTGGCGAAACTGATGGTGGACGCGGGTCTGGTGGTGCTGACTGCGTTTATCTCGCCGCACCGCGCCGAGCGTCAGATGGTACGCGATCAGCTGGGGGAAGGGCGCTTTATCGAGGTGTTTGTGGACACGCCGCTTTCGGTGTGCGAAGCGCGCGATCCGAAGGGGCTGTATAAAAAAGCCCGCGCCGGCGAACTGCGTAACTTTACCGGCATTGATGCCGTGTATGAGGCACCCGAGAGTCCGGAACTTCATCTCGACGGCCAACAATTGGTAACAAATTTGATGGCGCAATTATTAGACCTGCTGCGTCGCGAAGATATCATCAAATCCTGA
- a CDS encoding DUF3561 family protein, producing the protein MRNTTNMIVTQADSAPAVEEPTWAWPGAVVGFISWLLALGAPFLLYGSNTLFFMLYTWPFFLALMPVAVVVGVAVFSLLERRLVYSTLATLISVGLMFGLLFLWLVS; encoded by the coding sequence ATGCGGAATACCACGAATATGATTGTCACCCAGGCGGATAGCGCGCCTGCCGTCGAAGAACCCACCTGGGCCTGGCCTGGCGCCGTGGTGGGCTTTATTTCGTGGCTGCTGGCGCTTGGCGCGCCGTTTCTGCTCTACGGCTCCAATACGCTCTTTTTTATGCTCTACACCTGGCCGTTTTTTCTGGCGCTGATGCCGGTGGCCGTGGTGGTCGGCGTGGCGGTCTTTTCACTGCTGGAGCGTCGTCTGGTTTACAGCACGCTTGCCACGCTCATCAGCGTCGGGCTGATGTTCGGGCTGCTCTTTCTCTGGCTGGTGAGCTAA
- the ftsB gene encoding cell division protein FtsB, whose amino-acid sequence MGKLTLLLLALLVWLQYSLWFGKNGIHDYSRVADDVAVQQATNAKLKARNDQLFAEIDDLNGGQEAIEERARNELSMTKPGETFYRLVPDATKRAGGPAQNNR is encoded by the coding sequence ATGGGTAAACTAACGCTGCTATTGCTGGCTTTGCTGGTCTGGCTACAGTATTCGCTGTGGTTTGGAAAAAACGGCATCCACGACTATTCCCGCGTAGCCGACGACGTGGCGGTACAGCAGGCCACGAACGCCAAACTCAAAGCGCGTAACGATCAGCTTTTCGCCGAGATAGACGATCTTAACGGCGGTCAGGAAGCTATCGAAGAGCGCGCGCGCAACGAATTAAGCATGACCAAACCGGGCGAAACCTTCTATCGCCTGGTGCCGGACGCCACGAAACGCGCCGGTGGGCCTGCGCAAAATAATCGATAA